One window from the genome of Salvia miltiorrhiza cultivar Shanhuang (shh) chromosome 7, IMPLAD_Smil_shh, whole genome shotgun sequence encodes:
- the LOC130992800 gene encoding probable serine/threonine-protein kinase PBL19 isoform X1, with protein sequence MMSCFYLFKRKSKRGGNSAPELGTASTGDNNSSNRAVKSTGSLPSPTARGIPEMYREREGSLRVFSLMELREATNNFNRLLKIGEGGFGSVYKGSIKPADGGLGHPTIVAIKKLNTQGLQGHKQWIAEVQFLGVLDHPNLVKLLGYCAVDGERGIQRLLVYEYMQNKSLEDHLFNRTVPTIPWIRRLSIILGAAQGMEYLHEGLEVQVIYRDFKSSNVLLDKDFNPRLSDFGLAREGPTGNQTHVSTAPVGTRGYAAPEYVETGHLSVKSDIWSFGVVLYEILAGRRTLDRNLPSTEQKLLGWVKQFPADSKRFSMIMDPRLQNQYSLPAARRIAKLADSCLNKNPKDRPSMSQVVEILKQALEESQRSSSDPRDSHSSLATPSAPNKPFRRTEYASTSRQVPQMAKVSHSFLIGSIAYIHKIYPNFGF encoded by the exons ATGATGAGCTGTTTCTACCTATTCAAACGCAAGAGCAAAAGGGGTGGGAATTCAGCACCTGAATTAGGCACCGCCAGTACTGGAGATAATAATTCCAGTAATCGTGCGGTTAAATCTACTGGTTCTCTACCATCTCCCACTGCTCGGGGCATACCGGAAAtgtacagagagagagaggggagccTCAGGGTTTTCTCTCTCATGGAGCTCAGAGAAGCAACCAATAATTTCAACAGACTGCTTAAGATCGGAGAAGGCGGTTTCGGGAGCGTCTACAAGGGCTCGATCAAACCCGCTGATGGAGGGCTGGGACATCCCACCATTGTTGCCATCAAGAAGCTCAACACGCAGGGCCTGCAG GGCCATAAGCAATGGATTGCGGAGGTCCAATTCCTTGGAGTGCTAGATCACCCCAATCTAGTCAAGCTTTTGGGATATTGTGCCGTGGATGGAGAAAGAGGCATCCAACGACTATTGGTCTATGAGTACATGCAGAATAAAAGCTTGGAAGATCATCTTTTCAATAGGACCGTGCCTACGATTCCTTGGATAAGGCGACTAAGCATTATCCTTGGAGCTGCTCAAGGAATGGAGTATCTGCATGAGGGTTTGGAAGTCCAG GTGATTTATCGAGATTTCAAATCATCTAATGTTCTACTGGACAAGGACTTCAATCCCAGACTTTCTGACTTTGGTCTGGCAAGAGAAGGCCCCACAGGAAACCAAACTCATGTCTCTACTGCG CCTGTCGGCACACGTGGATATGCTGCCCCAGAATATGTTGAGACTGGCCATTTGTCAGTCAAGAGTGATATATGGAGCTTTGGAGTTGTCCTGTACGAGATACTCGCAGGGCGGCGGACCTTGGACAGAAACCTCCCATCAACAGAACAGAAACTACTAGGGTGGGTGAAACAGTTCCCTGCTGATAGTAAGAGGTTTAGCATGATCATGGATCCGCGTCTCCAAAACCAATATTCCCTACCAGCTGCTAGAAGAATTGCAAAATTAGCTGATAGCTGCTTGAACAAGAATCCAAAGGATCGGCCAAGTATGAGTCAAGTAGTGGAGATCTTGAAGCAAGCTCTGGAAGAATCACAAAGAAGTTCTTCAGATCCAAGAGACTCCCATTCATCGTTAGCTACTCCGTCTGCCCCGAATAAGCCATTCAGAAGAACCGAATATGCTAGTACTTCCAGACAGGTGCCACAAATGGCTAAGGTAAGTCATTCATTCTTGATTGGGTCAATTGCATATATACACAAAATATATCCAAATTTCGGTTTTTAA
- the LOC130992800 gene encoding probable serine/threonine-protein kinase PBL19 isoform X2 has protein sequence MMSCFYLFKRKSKRGGNSAPELGTASTGDNNSSNRAVKSTGSLPSPTARGIPEMYREREGSLRVFSLMELREATNNFNRLLKIGEGGFGSVYKGSIKPADGGLGHPTIVAIKKLNTQGLQGHKQWIAEVQFLGVLDHPNLVKLLGYCAVDGERGIQRLLVYEYMQNKSLEDHLFNRTVPTIPWIRRLSIILGAAQGMEYLHEGLEVQVIYRDFKSSNVLLDKDFNPRLSDFGLAREGPTGNQTHVSTAPVGTRGYAAPEYVETGHLSVKSDIWSFGVVLYEILAGRRTLDRNLPSTEQKLLGWVKQFPADSKRFSMIMDPRLQNQYSLPAARRIAKLADSCLNKNPKDRPSMSQVVEILKQALEESQRSSSDPRDSHSSLATPSAPNKPFRRTEYASTSRQVPQMAKAQV, from the exons ATGATGAGCTGTTTCTACCTATTCAAACGCAAGAGCAAAAGGGGTGGGAATTCAGCACCTGAATTAGGCACCGCCAGTACTGGAGATAATAATTCCAGTAATCGTGCGGTTAAATCTACTGGTTCTCTACCATCTCCCACTGCTCGGGGCATACCGGAAAtgtacagagagagagaggggagccTCAGGGTTTTCTCTCTCATGGAGCTCAGAGAAGCAACCAATAATTTCAACAGACTGCTTAAGATCGGAGAAGGCGGTTTCGGGAGCGTCTACAAGGGCTCGATCAAACCCGCTGATGGAGGGCTGGGACATCCCACCATTGTTGCCATCAAGAAGCTCAACACGCAGGGCCTGCAG GGCCATAAGCAATGGATTGCGGAGGTCCAATTCCTTGGAGTGCTAGATCACCCCAATCTAGTCAAGCTTTTGGGATATTGTGCCGTGGATGGAGAAAGAGGCATCCAACGACTATTGGTCTATGAGTACATGCAGAATAAAAGCTTGGAAGATCATCTTTTCAATAGGACCGTGCCTACGATTCCTTGGATAAGGCGACTAAGCATTATCCTTGGAGCTGCTCAAGGAATGGAGTATCTGCATGAGGGTTTGGAAGTCCAG GTGATTTATCGAGATTTCAAATCATCTAATGTTCTACTGGACAAGGACTTCAATCCCAGACTTTCTGACTTTGGTCTGGCAAGAGAAGGCCCCACAGGAAACCAAACTCATGTCTCTACTGCG CCTGTCGGCACACGTGGATATGCTGCCCCAGAATATGTTGAGACTGGCCATTTGTCAGTCAAGAGTGATATATGGAGCTTTGGAGTTGTCCTGTACGAGATACTCGCAGGGCGGCGGACCTTGGACAGAAACCTCCCATCAACAGAACAGAAACTACTAGGGTGGGTGAAACAGTTCCCTGCTGATAGTAAGAGGTTTAGCATGATCATGGATCCGCGTCTCCAAAACCAATATTCCCTACCAGCTGCTAGAAGAATTGCAAAATTAGCTGATAGCTGCTTGAACAAGAATCCAAAGGATCGGCCAAGTATGAGTCAAGTAGTGGAGATCTTGAAGCAAGCTCTGGAAGAATCACAAAGAAGTTCTTCAGATCCAAGAGACTCCCATTCATCGTTAGCTACTCCGTCTGCCCCGAATAAGCCATTCAGAAGAACCGAATATGCTAGTACTTCCAGACAGGTGCCACAAATGGCTAAG GCTCAAGTTTGA
- the LOC130992800 gene encoding probable serine/threonine-protein kinase PBL19 isoform X3: protein MEGWDIPPLLPSRSSTRRACRVSFRISIVSIYQKLHQLEQGHKQWIAEVQFLGVLDHPNLVKLLGYCAVDGERGIQRLLVYEYMQNKSLEDHLFNRTVPTIPWIRRLSIILGAAQGMEYLHEGLEVQVIYRDFKSSNVLLDKDFNPRLSDFGLAREGPTGNQTHVSTAPVGTRGYAAPEYVETGHLSVKSDIWSFGVVLYEILAGRRTLDRNLPSTEQKLLGWVKQFPADSKRFSMIMDPRLQNQYSLPAARRIAKLADSCLNKNPKDRPSMSQVVEILKQALEESQRSSSDPRDSHSSLATPSAPNKPFRRTEYASTSRQVPQMAKAQV from the exons ATGGAGGGCTGGGACATCCCACCATTGTTGCCATCAAGAAGCTCAACACGCAGGGCCTGCAG GGTGAGTTTTCGAATTTCAATCGTTTCCATTTACCAGAAATTGCATCAACTAGAGCAG GGCCATAAGCAATGGATTGCGGAGGTCCAATTCCTTGGAGTGCTAGATCACCCCAATCTAGTCAAGCTTTTGGGATATTGTGCCGTGGATGGAGAAAGAGGCATCCAACGACTATTGGTCTATGAGTACATGCAGAATAAAAGCTTGGAAGATCATCTTTTCAATAGGACCGTGCCTACGATTCCTTGGATAAGGCGACTAAGCATTATCCTTGGAGCTGCTCAAGGAATGGAGTATCTGCATGAGGGTTTGGAAGTCCAG GTGATTTATCGAGATTTCAAATCATCTAATGTTCTACTGGACAAGGACTTCAATCCCAGACTTTCTGACTTTGGTCTGGCAAGAGAAGGCCCCACAGGAAACCAAACTCATGTCTCTACTGCG CCTGTCGGCACACGTGGATATGCTGCCCCAGAATATGTTGAGACTGGCCATTTGTCAGTCAAGAGTGATATATGGAGCTTTGGAGTTGTCCTGTACGAGATACTCGCAGGGCGGCGGACCTTGGACAGAAACCTCCCATCAACAGAACAGAAACTACTAGGGTGGGTGAAACAGTTCCCTGCTGATAGTAAGAGGTTTAGCATGATCATGGATCCGCGTCTCCAAAACCAATATTCCCTACCAGCTGCTAGAAGAATTGCAAAATTAGCTGATAGCTGCTTGAACAAGAATCCAAAGGATCGGCCAAGTATGAGTCAAGTAGTGGAGATCTTGAAGCAAGCTCTGGAAGAATCACAAAGAAGTTCTTCAGATCCAAGAGACTCCCATTCATCGTTAGCTACTCCGTCTGCCCCGAATAAGCCATTCAGAAGAACCGAATATGCTAGTACTTCCAGACAGGTGCCACAAATGGCTAAG GCTCAAGTTTGA